The genomic interval GTATACGAAGTAATATACGACTAAAAAAACAAATCAAATCAAATCAAATCAAAACAAGCACAAATGAAAGTTCCAAGCTTGTGCAATGGGCTTGGGACTCCCTATCCTTCTTTTTATCTATATCTATTTTTCGCTTCGTCTTTATTTTTAGTTTTAGATTTGGCTTTATTTTGGTTTTGGTTTTATTTTGGTTTTTTTGGTGTGGTTTATCGGAAAGGTTAAAACTTTTTGATGTAGATATCTCTATTTATGTTGTTAGTTTGTTTTGGTTTGGGGGGTTGTTGATTTTGGTTGTTAGGGATGTGTCTATTGTTGGTGGTGGTTTGTCTGGTTTGTTGACTGCTAGGTATTTGGATAGGGTTCCTGGTGTTGATGTTCGGGTTTTTGAGAGGCGTAGTAGGGAGAGGTATAGGGTGGATTGTGGTGGGGGTTTTATTGATTTGCGTGGTGTTTTGGGTTTGGTGAGTGATGAGGTTCGGTCGTTTGTTCGTTGTGAGGTGGGTAGTTCGGTTTGGAGGTTTAAGGGGGATTTTGGTGTTAGGAAGGTTAGTGTGGAGCATGATGATTTTTTTTGGATTATTGATAGGGTTGGTTGGCAGGAGAAGGTGATTGATGATCTCTGTGATGTTGATTTGGTTTTTGGTGAGGAGGTGGATGTGGAGTCTTTGGATAGTGATTTAGTTGTTGATGCTGGTGGTGCTCGCTATAGGTTGGGTAGTGCTGTGTATGGTGTGTATAAAGGTGATTTTTCTAAGTTATCTAATAGGGTTATTTTTGATTATAGACAAAGTTTAGATGGTTATTATTGGGTTTTTCCTATGGAGGATGGTTTTGCTAATATTGGTTGTGGTGAGTTTGGTGGTGATGTTGGTGAGGGTGTGCTTGATAGTTATGTTGGTGAACTGCCTTTTGAGGTTGGTTTTAAGGTGAAGCATGGGGGAGGTTATTTTGATTATACTTATTTTTTGAAGGATGTTAGAGGTAGGAGGAACAGGCTTATTCAAAAAAAGGATGGTGGTTGGTTGGCGAGGGTTGGGGATGCTGCTGGTGTTATGGATCCGTTGACTGGTGAAGGTATTGGTGGAGCGGTATCCACTGCTTACTGTCTTTCAAAAGCGGTTAAAAAAGATAGTCTTGATAAATATCCTGTTTGGGTTGAAAAACAAAACAACCATACAGTGCGTAAAAAAATGGCAGTACTTAGGAAGAAGGATTACCAAAGGTTTGTTAGGAGGATGGGTGTGTTTGATGGGGTTAGGTCAAGTGATTGTTATAGTGTTCCTAAATTCCTTATAAAACATCCAATCCGTTCGATTAAGTTCTTAAAATCCTGAGACTTAAAACAAAAAAACAGGTAGGTATTGGTATAATTGTATATGTTGTTTGGGTTTTTGCATTGGCTTTATTTTATAGAAAATAAATTACTTTTAGGTTAAAGTTTTTAGGTATAGTTTTGATTGGGACTGGTTAAATCAATGAGACTGGCAAAATCTTCGATCGCTGTTTTCTTAATAAAGATATTTGTTGCAGTAATTGGTTTTTTAGGTACTTGGTATGCTGCGAGGGTTGTTGGTGCTGAGGGGCTTGGTGTTTTTTATTTGTTTACAGCGGTTGTTTCGGGTTTGTCGTTGTTCACCAGTTTTGGTATTGGAAGTGCCACAACTAAGCGTGTGAGTGAAGGTCGGGAGCAGGGTGAGTTTTTGGGTGCTGCTTTTTTGATGAATTTAGGTCTCTATCTGGTGACCATATCTATTGCATTAATATTTAAAGATGAGATTATAGGTTTCATAGGTTATGAACCGGCCTACTACTTTATATTCATAGTTTTACTTTTCAAGGTTTTTAAAAAACCAATTAAGTATGCTTTGAAGGGTGAGAGGCGTGTAGCTACTGGTAAATCTCTTTCGCTTGTTAGTGATTCGGTTAGGGTTGGTTTGTGGGTTGTTTTGTTAACGGCTGGAGCCGGTGTGTTCGGGTTGGTTGTTGGGTATGTTGTGGGGTATCTAGCTGCTTTGGCTGTAGGTTTGTTTCTTATTTCGATTAGGCTTAAACTGCCTTCTAAAAGGCATTTTAAAAGTATTTTTGATTATTCTAAGTATAGTTGGTTGGGGTCGATTGAGAGTAAGGCGTTTAGTTGGACCGACACAATCGTTTTAGGGTTGTTTGTGGCTCCTGCTTATATCGGTATTTATGAGGTTGCTTGGAGTATTTCAGGGTTGTTCTATTTCGTGGCAGGTGCTATCGGTTCGGTTTTATTTCCTAATGTCAGTCATTTAGCGTCAAAAGGGAAGGTAGATGAAATTAGAGACATCATTGAGGAGGCGTTGATTTATGTGCCTATCATCGCGTTCCCAGGTTTGGTTGGAGCTGCAGTGGTAGGTGAAGGTGTTTTGAGGCTTTATGGTGAGGAGTTCACAATTGGTTATATAGTTCTGACTATATTGATTTTAGCACGCATAGGTAATACATTCAAATCTTCTATGACGAAAATAATCAATGGTATGGATAGGCCTGACCTATCTTTCAGGGTTTATGTTGTTTTCTTAGTTTTGAATCTGTCGTTGAATTTCGTTTTAGTTTATCTGTTTGGTTGGGTTGGAGCGGCTGTCGCAACAGCTTTCTCGATTACTGTGGCGGCTTTGATAGCCTATTATTATTTGAATAGGTTGATAAGTATTAAATTGCCTTTTAGAGAGCTTGGTAAAGAGGTTTTCGCTGCTTTAATTATGGGTCTTGCTTTATATCCACTTTCGATAGTTCTATCTCCATTGTTGTTTTTCGAAACTATCTTTTTGGTTGTTTTAGGTACATTGGTCTACTTTGGAGTCTTATTATTGATAAGCACTGAAATTCGGGTTAAGTTGCATGGTTTGTCTAAAACCATCTATATGGAGTATATCAAAGGTTGATTGGGTTTTTTGTATAGCTCCAATGGTTGGCTTCTCTCTTTATTGAATTTAGCAAGCCTGGGTAAAAGGATTGAGTTGGTTTGGGTTTGTGTTAAAACTAATTTGGTTCGAGGATGAATATGGTTGTAGGTTTTTGGTGTTTTTATGAAAGAGCGTATGACTAGTGTTGATGTTGCTGCTATTCAGAGTGAGTTAGGTAGGTTTGTTGATGCGAGGGTTGAGAAGTCTTATCAATTGACTGAGAATGAGGTTTTGATTAAGCTGTATCATCACATGCATGGTAAGGCTAATCTTTTGATTGTTGCTGGTGAGCGGATTCATTTTACCGAGTATCCACGGCCTGCTCCGGAACGACCCCCTAACTTCCCTATGGTTCTACGTAAACACACGAAGGGTGGTGTGATTACAGGTGTGCGTCAATATGATTTTGATCGTATTGTTGAGATAGATATTGAGAGGGGTGGTGAGGAGATGACTTTGGTTGCTGAGTTGTTTGGTGAGGGTAATGTGATACTGACATCTGGTGGTGAGATTATTGCTCCATTAAAGAGGAAGAGTTTCCGGGACAGGCGTATAAAGCGGGGGGATCGTTATGAATATCCTCCGAGCAATGAAAATCCATTGGAGCTTGAGTTAGGTGGTTTTAAAGAGATTTTCAGTGGTTCTGACTCCGATGTTGTTAGGACTTTAGCCACAAAACTCAATATCGGTGGTACCTACGCCGAAGAGATATGTCTTAGGTCGGGGGTTGAGAAAAACAAGGATGTATCTGTTGTTGGTGATAGTGAGTTAGAGCGTTTGTACAACGCTTTATCCAGTATTGCAAGTTCGATTAGAAGTGGAGATATCGATCCACAGATTGTTGAAGATGATGGTAAGGTTGATGTTGTTCCTTTAAAGCTCGAGATATATCAAGACATGAAGACAAGTGATTTTGATTCGTTTAACACCGCTTTGGATGAGTTTTTCAGCAAGGATGAGATACAGGAGTTGGAGGAAGAGAAGAAAAATAAATATAGAGAGAAACTTGAGGGGTTGGAGGGACGTAAAAAAGGACAGTTAGGTACTGCAAAGAAATATATGAACCAGTATCATGAGGGGATTGAGAAAGGAGACCTAATCTACGCCTATTTCACACAGCTTAAAGAGATACTTAACACAATCAGGGATGCAAGAGAGAACTATAGTTGGAGTGATATTAAAGATAAATTTCGACAAGCGAAAGAAAAAGAATTGGAACCTGCTAACATAGTTAAAGAGATCAATGAGAACAAAGGTGAGTTGGTTGTTAAACTCGATGACAAACAGGTCACAATAGATATACGTAAATCTATAGAGAAAAATGCCCAAAAAACCTACCAAAAAGCTAAAAAAATGAAGCGAAAGAGCAAGGGAGCGCGTAAAGCCGCAGAAAAAACCCAGGAATTGATCGATGAACTTAAAAAGAAAGACATAGAAGAGTTCAAGACACGTGAAATCCCACAAAGAAAAGTTCGTAAAAAAAACATGTGGTACGATAAATACCGTTGGTTCAAAAGCTCAGATGGTTTTTTAGTTATAGCCGGTAGAAACGCAACACAGAACGAAGAGATAGTTAAAAAACACATGGACGACAACGACCTGTTCTTCCACACACAGATGGAGGGAGCTCCAGCCGTCGTAATCAAATCTATGGGTAAAAAAATTCCAGAAACAACCAAAGAAGAAGCAGCAGTTTTCGCAGCATCCAACTCAAATGCATGGAAAAAATACTACTCAACAGACGTATACAGTGTATCACCCCACCAAGTAACCAAAACACCAGAAAGCGGTGAATACGTTGGCAAAGGAGGCTTCGTAATCCGAGGAGAAAGAGAATACTACCGAAACACACCACTAAAACACTCAGTTGGAATCCAAATCCAAGAACAAACAAGAGTGATCGGAGGACCCCCATCAAGCATAAAAACACACAGCGAATACAAAATAAACCTAAAACCAGGAGACACCGACCGGATGGAAGCCGCAGAAAAAATACAAAAACACTTCCTACAAACATGCAAACCTGAAGACCGCGACCTAATAAAAAAAATAGCCAAACCAACAGAAATAGACCGACACATACCACCAGGAGACGTGGAGATACAAAATGCAGATTCGTCATAAAAACCTTGAAGAAGGAGTACTAAAAATAGTTCCAGAAAACGTAGACGACTACTGGACAATACGCAACATAATAGAAAACGGCGATTACGTACGTTCACTAACATTCCGCAGTCCAGAAGACGCAGACGATAAAATAAGGCCAGAAGGACGTAAAAAACAAGCCATAAAACTAACAATCGAAGTAAACGAGATAGAATACCAAGATTTCTCAAACAGACTAAGAATAAGCGGAGAAATACGTGAAGGAAAAGAAGACTACATAGGAAGACACCACACAATCAACGTCGAAGAAAACAAACAACTCACAATCAAGAAAGAAAACTGGAAAAAAGACCAACTAGAACGTATAGAAACAGCTGTAAAAGAATCAAAAAAACCAAACATACTGGTAATAGCTATAGAAGAAGGCGAAGCAACCCTTGGAACCATACAGCGACACGGCATAGGAGAAACAACAACAATCAAATCAGGTTCAGGAAAAAACCTAGACGGCTCCACAAACAAAAGAAAAGATTTCTTCGGAGAAATAAACAAAATCCTAAAAAGAACCACCCAAACAAAAAACATAAACAACATCGTTCTCGCAGGCCCTGGATTCACAAAAGACGACCTATACAAATACCTAATCGACAAAACACCAGAACTAAAACAAAAAATAGTTAAAGAAGACACATCAAGCGGAGGAGAAGGCGGAATACACGAAGCCATAAAACGAGGAGCAATACAACGAATATGGAAAGAATCAAGAATAACACAAGAAGCAAACCTAATAGACAAACTACTAACAGAAATAGCAAAAAACGGAAAAGCCACCTATGGAAAAGAAGAAGTCGAAAGAGCAATAAAACTCGGCGCAGTAAAAAAACTAATAATAACCGAAAACACACTCCGAGAAAAAAGACAAGAAGGAACAGAAATCGAAAACCTACTAGAAAAAACAACACAACAAGGAGGAGAAAACACAGTCATAAGCAGCAAATTCGAACCAGGCGAAAAACTCGAAGCACTCGGCGGAATAGCCGCACTACTAAGATTCAAAACCTAAAAACACTACAAAAAAAAACAAAAACCCTAAAAACCAGAAACAACAGTATATTTTTTTATAGGTATTTTTTTATAGGTATTCATGGAATGGTTTTAGGTCTTCTATCTCCTCTTTATCCTTTCCTACCTCTTCTATTATTTTTGGTTTTGTATACAACTGTGTTTTGCATCTGGTTGACAGGGCCATGCAGTCGCTTGGACGTGCATCTATGTTGAGTTCCTTTCCTTTTTTAAGTAGGGTGAGTTGTGCGAAAAAAACACCGCCTTCCAGTTCGTCGATTATTGCTTTCTCAGCGTTGGCTCCAACCTTATCTAACAAATCGATTATTAGGTCATGTGAATATGGCCTTTTGAGTTCCATCCCTCTATGTCCTTTATCTATCGATATAGCTTCGGATAGCCCTACGTATACCTTCATATATTTGTTTTCT from Methanonatronarchaeum thermophilum carries:
- a CDS encoding NAD(P)/FAD-dependent oxidoreductase yields the protein MILVVRDVSIVGGGLSGLLTARYLDRVPGVDVRVFERRSRERYRVDCGGGFIDLRGVLGLVSDEVRSFVRCEVGSSVWRFKGDFGVRKVSVEHDDFFWIIDRVGWQEKVIDDLCDVDLVFGEEVDVESLDSDLVVDAGGARYRLGSAVYGVYKGDFSKLSNRVIFDYRQSLDGYYWVFPMEDGFANIGCGEFGGDVGEGVLDSYVGELPFEVGFKVKHGGGYFDYTYFLKDVRGRRNRLIQKKDGGWLARVGDAAGVMDPLTGEGIGGAVSTAYCLSKAVKKDSLDKYPVWVEKQNNHTVRKKMAVLRKKDYQRFVRRMGVFDGVRSSDCYSVPKFLIKHPIRSIKFLKS
- a CDS encoding oligosaccharide flippase family protein, with the translated sequence MRLAKSSIAVFLIKIFVAVIGFLGTWYAARVVGAEGLGVFYLFTAVVSGLSLFTSFGIGSATTKRVSEGREQGEFLGAAFLMNLGLYLVTISIALIFKDEIIGFIGYEPAYYFIFIVLLFKVFKKPIKYALKGERRVATGKSLSLVSDSVRVGLWVVLLTAGAGVFGLVVGYVVGYLAALAVGLFLISIRLKLPSKRHFKSIFDYSKYSWLGSIESKAFSWTDTIVLGLFVAPAYIGIYEVAWSISGLFYFVAGAIGSVLFPNVSHLASKGKVDEIRDIIEEALIYVPIIAFPGLVGAAVVGEGVLRLYGEEFTIGYIVLTILILARIGNTFKSSMTKIINGMDRPDLSFRVYVVFLVLNLSLNFVLVYLFGWVGAAVATAFSITVAALIAYYYLNRLISIKLPFRELGKEVFAALIMGLALYPLSIVLSPLLFFETIFLVVLGTLVYFGVLLLISTEIRVKLHGLSKTIYMEYIKG
- the rqcH gene encoding ribosome rescue protein RqcH, whose product is MKERMTSVDVAAIQSELGRFVDARVEKSYQLTENEVLIKLYHHMHGKANLLIVAGERIHFTEYPRPAPERPPNFPMVLRKHTKGGVITGVRQYDFDRIVEIDIERGGEEMTLVAELFGEGNVILTSGGEIIAPLKRKSFRDRRIKRGDRYEYPPSNENPLELELGGFKEIFSGSDSDVVRTLATKLNIGGTYAEEICLRSGVEKNKDVSVVGDSELERLYNALSSIASSIRSGDIDPQIVEDDGKVDVVPLKLEIYQDMKTSDFDSFNTALDEFFSKDEIQELEEEKKNKYREKLEGLEGRKKGQLGTAKKYMNQYHEGIEKGDLIYAYFTQLKEILNTIRDARENYSWSDIKDKFRQAKEKELEPANIVKEINENKGELVVKLDDKQVTIDIRKSIEKNAQKTYQKAKKMKRKSKGARKAAEKTQELIDELKKKDIEEFKTREIPQRKVRKKNMWYDKYRWFKSSDGFLVIAGRNATQNEEIVKKHMDDNDLFFHTQMEGAPAVVIKSMGKKIPETTKEEAAVFAASNSNAWKKYYSTDVYSVSPHQVTKTPESGEYVGKGGFVIRGEREYYRNTPLKHSVGIQIQEQTRVIGGPPSSIKTHSEYKINLKPGDTDRMEAAEKIQKHFLQTCKPEDRDLIKKIAKPTEIDRHIPPGDVEIQNADSS
- a CDS encoding mRNA surveillance protein pelota; translation: MQIRHKNLEEGVLKIVPENVDDYWTIRNIIENGDYVRSLTFRSPEDADDKIRPEGRKKQAIKLTIEVNEIEYQDFSNRLRISGEIREGKEDYIGRHHTINVEENKQLTIKKENWKKDQLERIETAVKESKKPNILVIAIEEGEATLGTIQRHGIGETTTIKSGSGKNLDGSTNKRKDFFGEINKILKRTTQTKNINNIVLAGPGFTKDDLYKYLIDKTPELKQKIVKEDTSSGGEGGIHEAIKRGAIQRIWKESRITQEANLIDKLLTEIAKNGKATYGKEEVERAIKLGAVKKLIITENTLREKRQEGTEIENLLEKTTQQGGENTVISSKFEPGEKLEALGGIAALLRFKT
- a CDS encoding bifunctional nuclease family protein; translated protein: MPEKNLIPIDIEDVCVTETTEGIAPVVVLKTKENKYMKVYVGLSEAISIDKGHRGMELKRPYSHDLIIDLLDKVGANAEKAIIDELEGGVFFAQLTLLKKGKELNIDARPSDCMALSTRCKTQLYTKPKIIEEVGKDKEEIEDLKPFHEYL